In Persephonella hydrogeniphila, a genomic segment contains:
- the rpsD gene encoding 30S ribosomal protein S4, giving the protein MGRYLGPLTKVSRRLGVFVGGNLKAFQNRNFPPGQHGRVQGRKVKLSDYAVRLQEKQKLRYLYGGLREKQFKKYFDEAARIAGIKGGNTGQIFLQLLERRLDNVVYRLGFAKTRRQARQLVRHGHFLVNGRKVDIPSYRVDPGDIIEVREKSRKSPLFKENLENIDPRAIPNWLELDKDNFRGKVLEIPQEIELEIPVNVQLIIEYYSM; this is encoded by the coding sequence ATGGGTAGATATTTAGGACCATTAACAAAGGTAAGCAGAAGACTTGGAGTTTTTGTAGGAGGAAATTTAAAAGCTTTTCAAAATAGAAACTTCCCACCGGGACAGCACGGAAGAGTGCAGGGAAGAAAAGTAAAGCTGTCAGATTATGCGGTTCGTCTTCAGGAAAAGCAAAAATTAAGATATCTGTACGGCGGATTAAGGGAAAAACAGTTTAAGAAATACTTTGATGAGGCTGCAAGAATAGCAGGTATTAAGGGAGGTAATACAGGTCAGATATTCCTCCAGCTTTTAGAGAGAAGGCTTGATAATGTTGTTTACAGACTTGGCTTTGCAAAGACAAGAAGACAGGCAAGACAGCTTGTCAGACACGGGCATTTCCTCGTTAACGGAAGAAAGGTTGATATTCCATCTTACAGGGTAGACCCTGGTGATATCATAGAAGTAAGGGAAAAAAGCAGAAAATCCCCATTATTTAAAGAAAATCTTGAAAACATTGATCCAAGAGCAATTCCTAACTGGCTTGAACTTGATAAAGACAACTTCAGAGGAAAAGTTCTTGAGATTCCTCAAGAGATTGAACTTGAGATACCTGTTAATGTACAGCTTATTATTGAGTACTACTCAATGTAA
- a CDS encoding DNA-directed RNA polymerase subunit alpha, translating into MPFLEFIKPNKIYWDEATKTETYGKLYVEPLERGYGITLGNALRRVLLSSLESGAITAVKIQGVSHEFTTIDGVIEDVSEIILNLKQIKFRMEEGYDSDIAILEFKGPGEIKAKDIKVSPGIQIVDPEIHIATVEDEVEIKMELKVEKGRGYVMVEDMEPPSEIGWIPIDTAFSPVKKCTFKVEPTRVGDKTNYDKLILEFYTDGSVTPEEALTRATNILIEHFQLLLNPKTIKVEVVKKAEPESIAEKIEADKLSLAIEELEISSRATNTLKKLGINTIGDLVKMTEEDLKEAKSIGRKALKEIKEALAELGLELAPSPTKKE; encoded by the coding sequence ATGCCTTTTTTAGAGTTTATTAAACCAAATAAGATTTATTGGGATGAGGCAACAAAAACAGAAACGTACGGTAAACTTTATGTAGAGCCCCTTGAAAGGGGTTATGGTATAACTCTCGGTAATGCACTCAGAAGAGTTCTGCTTTCATCCCTTGAGAGTGGTGCTATAACAGCTGTTAAAATTCAAGGTGTATCCCATGAGTTTACAACAATAGATGGCGTTATAGAAGATGTCTCTGAGATTATTCTTAACCTCAAGCAGATCAAATTCAGAATGGAAGAAGGATACGATAGTGATATAGCGATTCTTGAGTTTAAAGGTCCAGGAGAGATAAAAGCAAAAGATATAAAAGTATCTCCGGGAATACAGATTGTTGATCCTGAGATTCATATAGCTACAGTTGAAGATGAAGTAGAGATAAAGATGGAGTTAAAGGTGGAAAAAGGTCGTGGCTATGTGATGGTTGAGGATATGGAGCCTCCTTCAGAGATAGGATGGATACCTATAGATACAGCTTTTTCTCCTGTCAAGAAATGTACTTTCAAGGTAGAACCAACAAGGGTAGGAGATAAAACAAACTACGATAAACTTATCTTAGAATTCTATACAGATGGTTCTGTTACTCCTGAAGAAGCATTAACCAGAGCAACAAACATACTGATAGAACATTTCCAGCTTCTTTTAAATCCTAAAACAATAAAGGTAGAGGTAGTAAAAAAAGCAGAACCTGAAAGTATTGCTGAGAAGATAGAAGCTGATAAGTTATCCCTTGCCATAGAAGAGCTTGAGATATCTTCCAGGGCAACAAATACATTAAAGAAATTAGGTATTAATACTATAGGTGATCTTGTGAAGATGACAGAAGAAGATCTCAAAGAAGCCAAAAGTATCGGTAGAAAAGCACTGAAAGAGATAAAAGAAGCTCTTGCTGAGCTTGGACTTGAACTTGCACCATCACCAACAAAAAAAGAGTAA
- a CDS encoding cytochrome c3 family protein — protein sequence MYFFIVVLSVFILVDLSFGGISNTPHNLSITGTGNIKAVSETEICAFCHIPHNEKEGTPLWNRKMPVSVYTLFDSEFLSRINYPSPQQPSEVEGQPGIVSRQCLSCHDGTVAIGDIYIIRGTELGNQIIQMQNVNPDGTMPSTATGYIGTDLSVHHPVAIEYNPDVRKDFDIGTKTVELKSLPDSPIKLYTYSGKKYVECTSCHDPHKENKKFLRVDVGNLAHDFKQTCISCHDKPGWTGSAHDTQAVVYTDPEVIQKYGEGSPVSVADLGCGNCHTPHKAQGRPLLRKVEENTCFTGAGASSSVAPCHGSGGAKDIQSLLPPNNMYGHPVTDSSLENVHTPLDILYGYGSNETDPANSRTIKFSDSKHAECMDCHNPHSVKPGTHVSQNQWYPQSSSPEGNNVSQPLSGVYGVEPVWGSLWTQPSQFQTLYTASKEYQICMKCHSRWALGDSPNMDCTTSEISSQSGIVLTDQSCEFSPNNKSAHPVVMPLNQMTGNYDPKSLSPDQLKPPWNSNPGNQTMYCSDCHGNDNETANPKGPHGSQAKFMLKGPNKNWPADENGRLYKVGDIFGTSSDGGTTDGLFCVNCHNLENAEVHQFKGNGGCCGGMGGGGMGGGFADFPCVYCHVAVPHGSPVSRLIGYSNFPEPYNYMGNSLKLDGFVKNNILQKWDAHSNSFTCRCHRMGMGGGNYDPNPYPY from the coding sequence TTGTATTTCTTTATAGTTGTTTTATCTGTTTTCATACTTGTAGATTTGTCTTTTGGAGGGATATCAAACACGCCCCATAATCTTTCTATAACAGGAACAGGTAATATTAAAGCAGTATCAGAAACAGAAATATGTGCCTTTTGTCATATACCTCACAATGAAAAAGAAGGAACACCACTCTGGAACAGGAAGATGCCTGTTTCTGTTTACACGTTGTTTGATAGTGAGTTCCTATCAAGAATCAATTATCCCTCTCCACAGCAACCTTCTGAAGTAGAAGGACAGCCGGGAATTGTATCAAGACAGTGTCTTTCCTGTCATGATGGGACAGTAGCTATAGGAGATATCTATATAATAAGAGGAACTGAGTTGGGAAATCAGATCATACAGATGCAGAATGTAAATCCTGATGGTACGATGCCTTCTACAGCTACCGGTTATATAGGAACAGATTTATCAGTCCATCATCCTGTTGCTATAGAGTATAATCCGGATGTAAGAAAAGACTTTGATATAGGCACCAAAACTGTTGAACTAAAAAGTTTACCGGATTCACCGATTAAACTGTACACTTACAGCGGTAAAAAATATGTGGAATGTACATCATGTCATGATCCCCATAAAGAAAATAAAAAATTTCTCAGGGTAGATGTTGGAAATCTTGCACATGATTTTAAACAGACATGTATTTCCTGCCATGATAAACCAGGATGGACAGGTAGTGCCCACGATACTCAGGCTGTGGTTTATACAGATCCTGAGGTTATCCAGAAATACGGAGAAGGGTCTCCGGTATCTGTAGCTGATCTGGGGTGTGGAAACTGCCACACTCCCCATAAGGCACAGGGAAGACCTTTACTGAGGAAGGTAGAGGAAAATACATGTTTCACAGGAGCAGGCGCTTCATCCTCTGTTGCTCCCTGTCATGGCTCAGGGGGAGCAAAAGATATCCAGTCTTTACTTCCTCCTAATAATATGTATGGACATCCCGTTACAGACTCTTCACTGGAAAATGTCCATACCCCCCTTGATATTTTGTACGGATACGGTTCTAATGAAACTGATCCTGCTAACAGCAGAACAATTAAATTTTCAGACTCCAAGCATGCAGAATGTATGGACTGCCATAACCCCCACTCTGTCAAACCCGGAACTCATGTATCCCAGAATCAATGGTATCCACAGAGTTCTTCTCCTGAAGGAAACAACGTTTCACAGCCTTTATCTGGGGTATACGGTGTAGAACCTGTATGGGGTTCATTGTGGACACAACCCTCCCAGTTCCAGACTTTATATACAGCATCAAAAGAGTATCAGATATGTATGAAATGTCATTCAAGATGGGCTCTGGGAGACTCTCCGAATATGGATTGTACAACCTCTGAGATATCTTCTCAATCCGGTATTGTATTAACAGATCAGTCCTGCGAATTTAGTCCAAATAATAAATCTGCCCACCCTGTTGTTATGCCATTGAATCAGATGACAGGTAATTACGACCCAAAATCTTTATCACCGGATCAGCTAAAACCGCCGTGGAACTCTAACCCTGGAAATCAGACCATGTACTGTTCAGACTGTCACGGTAATGATAATGAAACGGCGAATCCTAAAGGTCCCCATGGTTCTCAGGCAAAATTTATGCTGAAAGGTCCTAACAAAAACTGGCCTGCAGATGAAAACGGCAGGTTGTATAAAGTAGGTGATATCTTTGGTACAAGTTCAGATGGAGGAACTACAGATGGACTGTTCTGTGTAAACTGTCATAATCTTGAGAATGCAGAGGTTCACCAGTTTAAAGGAAACGGTGGATGCTGTGGAGGAATGGGAGGCGGGGGAATGGGAGGAGGATTTGCTGATTTTCCATGTGTATACTGCCATGTTGCAGTTCCCCATGGTTCACCTGTTTCGAGATTAATAGGCTATTCAAACTTTCCTGAGCCTTACAACTATATGGGTAACAGTCTAAAGCTGGATGGATTTGTAAAGAATAATATACTGCAAAAATGGGATGCCCACTCTAATTCATTTACATGTAGATGTCATAGAATGGGAATGGGAGGAGGAAACTACGATCCTAATCCATATCCTTATTAG
- the rpmJ gene encoding 50S ribosomal protein L36 codes for MKVRSSVKKRCEKCRIIKRKGRVMVICENPRHKQKQG; via the coding sequence ATGAAAGTAAGATCTTCAGTTAAAAAAAGATGTGAAAAATGCAGAATAATTAAAAGAAAAGGCAGAGTTATGGTAATCTGCGAAAACCCAAGACACAAACAAAAACAAGGTTAA
- a CDS encoding YggT family protein, translated as MFILANFIEAVARILDIALTIYFWIVIISALLSWVNPDPHNPIVRFLRNVTEPVYRKIRRYIPTYYGGIDIAPLIVILIIMFLQYFLVPSLHELALRLKYAG; from the coding sequence ATGTTTATACTTGCGAATTTTATAGAGGCGGTGGCCAGAATTCTGGACATCGCCCTTACTATTTATTTTTGGATAGTTATAATATCTGCACTTTTGTCTTGGGTTAATCCTGATCCTCATAACCCTATTGTAAGATTTCTCAGAAATGTAACAGAACCTGTCTATAGAAAAATAAGAAGGTATATACCTACGTACTATGGAGGAATAGATATAGCTCCCCTGATAGTTATTCTAATTATAATGTTCCTGCAGTACTTTCTTGTTCCCTCTCTTCATGAGCTTGCACTCAGACTTAAATATGCAGGCTGA
- the truD gene encoding tRNA pseudouridine(13) synthase TruD, with translation MDLEKFIKRRPADFIVEEVLPFKPQEKGKYKLYELKKSNLSTLQVVRFIASLLKIKPSEIGFAGLKDKIAVTTQYITLPESVNFLENISYLYHGGRWIKADKINFENQTGFSMKFTGFTQTPLSLGDNLGNRFIIKIDNIDKDRRKVFYSNLEVVKKFGCANYFGEQRFGSVKGRNDFIFLYLLKGNIEKAMKIYFSIKGNIKNWGKWEALYRDLKGKLEQYERDLILGLKRGLPPEKAVRILPKNIRLMFNFAFQSYMWNEYLRKYIEAKYPFKRVSFIHNWKLSFYTEVYDIEYLKNLQIPYTGKEFLIEDKTLKEIIKRTLEEHSITEDLFDKELIGIKVLTDGLRNAVFFPEEFKIVQKTKNTITVKFFLPAGSYATILLRNLLF, from the coding sequence ATGGATCTTGAAAAATTCATAAAGAGAAGACCAGCTGATTTTATTGTAGAAGAAGTACTACCCTTTAAACCACAGGAAAAGGGGAAGTATAAACTTTACGAACTGAAAAAGAGTAATCTCTCAACTCTTCAGGTTGTCAGGTTTATAGCATCTCTCTTAAAGATAAAACCCTCTGAGATAGGATTTGCAGGACTAAAAGATAAAATTGCTGTAACAACCCAGTATATAACACTACCTGAAAGTGTAAATTTTTTAGAAAACATATCTTACCTGTATCACGGTGGTAGATGGATAAAAGCAGATAAGATAAACTTTGAAAATCAGACAGGTTTCTCCATGAAGTTTACAGGTTTTACACAGACTCCTTTAAGCTTAGGGGATAATCTTGGAAATAGATTCATTATAAAAATAGATAATATAGACAAAGACAGAAGAAAAGTTTTTTACAGTAATCTTGAGGTAGTGAAAAAGTTTGGCTGTGCAAACTATTTTGGGGAACAGAGATTCGGAAGTGTAAAAGGGAGAAATGATTTTATTTTCCTGTATCTACTAAAGGGAAATATAGAAAAAGCTATGAAGATATATTTTTCTATAAAAGGGAATATAAAAAACTGGGGTAAATGGGAAGCTCTTTACAGAGATTTAAAAGGAAAGTTAGAACAGTATGAAAGAGATCTGATATTAGGGCTTAAGAGGGGGCTACCTCCTGAAAAGGCTGTAAGAATTCTTCCTAAGAATATAAGACTTATGTTTAATTTTGCTTTCCAGTCGTACATGTGGAATGAGTATCTTAGAAAGTATATTGAAGCAAAATATCCATTTAAAAGAGTTTCTTTTATACACAACTGGAAATTGAGCTTTTATACTGAAGTTTACGATATAGAATACCTGAAAAATCTTCAAATTCCTTATACTGGGAAAGAGTTTTTAATAGAAGATAAAACTTTGAAAGAGATAATAAAAAGAACATTAGAGGAACACAGTATAACTGAGGATCTTTTTGATAAAGAACTGATAGGTATAAAAGTTCTTACTGATGGTCTGAGAAATGCTGTATTTTTTCCTGAAGAATTCAAAATTGTTCAAAAAACAAAAAATACAATAACAGTTAAGTTTTTTCTTCCTGCAGGATCTTATGCCACAATCTTACTGAGAAATCTACTTTTCTAA
- a CDS encoding branched-chain amino acid transaminase, with product MEYIYFEGKIVPEDQAKISVKTNSLHYGTAIFEGIRAYYDKESDKMWGLFFREHYERLFKNMKVLNMEIEESIDDLIDITKELILINNIKSDIYIRPLVYFSDLKIRPKLVGYSAKITIYTYPLGDYIDINNGIKAIVSSWTRLNDNMIPPRLKVAGAYVNSAFSKTEAILAGADEAIVLNKNGYVSEGSAENIFIVRDGKLITPPVSDDILEGITRNAIITIAKDLGYEVEERHIARTELYVADEVFFCGTGAQVSPVVEIDHRKIGDGKPGKITKEIQSVYFDAVRGKIEKYSDWVVPIE from the coding sequence ATGGAATACATATATTTTGAAGGCAAGATAGTACCTGAAGATCAAGCAAAGATCAGTGTTAAAACAAACTCTCTACATTATGGAACAGCAATTTTTGAGGGAATAAGAGCTTATTATGATAAAGAATCAGATAAGATGTGGGGACTTTTTTTTAGGGAACATTATGAGAGATTATTCAAAAATATGAAAGTTTTAAATATGGAGATAGAAGAAAGTATAGATGATCTTATTGATATAACAAAGGAACTGATATTAATAAACAATATAAAATCAGATATCTACATAAGACCCCTTGTATACTTTTCAGACCTGAAAATCAGGCCAAAACTCGTAGGATACAGCGCAAAGATAACTATATATACATACCCTCTTGGAGATTATATAGATATAAACAACGGTATAAAAGCCATAGTCTCTTCATGGACAAGACTTAACGACAATATGATACCTCCAAGATTAAAAGTTGCCGGAGCATATGTAAACAGTGCATTCTCCAAAACAGAAGCTATACTGGCAGGCGCCGATGAAGCTATAGTTTTGAATAAAAATGGTTATGTTTCAGAAGGTTCAGCAGAAAACATATTTATCGTAAGAGATGGAAAATTAATCACCCCTCCTGTATCAGACGATATACTTGAAGGAATTACAAGGAATGCAATAATAACAATAGCAAAAGATTTAGGATACGAAGTAGAGGAAAGGCATATAGCGAGAACAGAGCTTTATGTTGCCGATGAAGTGTTCTTCTGTGGAACAGGGGCACAGGTTTCTCCTGTTGTTGAGATAGACCACAGAAAAATAGGAGATGGAAAGCCGGGAAAAATTACAAAAGAGATACAGTCTGTTTATTTTGATGCTGTAAGGGGGAAAATAGAAAAATACAGTGATTGGGTGGTGCCTATTGAGTGA
- the cydB gene encoding cytochrome d ubiquinol oxidase subunit II has translation MPLEMVTTLEGIWFLLAGFFLVGYALTDGFDLGTGILTIFTKKDENRQVLYNAVAPVWDGNEVWLIAGGGMLFAAFPIVYAASFSGFYIAIFLVLWALIGRAVAFEYRNKKESPLWRKIWDWIYWIGNFVPALLFGVAVGNAVIGVPIDQEGVYHGSFWTLLRPSPILMGIVGIFMFLMHGSGYLLRKTEGEVFNLARKTAYIAFFGFIISLILTDFLLVITAPELYSNYFRYPIFWIAPVLIFLGLAIYFSTLVSKKYQKVIYGSTLVTIGTVLTIALASYPVLMRSTLNPQYNLTIWNSASSHITLTVMLVVTLTIMPVVIFYTAYVYRVFKGKVSSEGGYH, from the coding sequence ATGCCTTTAGAAATGGTAACTACATTAGAAGGAATATGGTTTTTACTTGCAGGATTTTTTCTTGTAGGATACGCATTAACAGACGGTTTTGACCTTGGAACAGGTATATTGACAATTTTTACAAAAAAAGATGAAAACAGGCAGGTGCTGTACAATGCAGTAGCTCCTGTATGGGATGGAAATGAGGTCTGGCTTATAGCCGGTGGAGGAATGTTATTTGCAGCTTTTCCTATTGTTTATGCTGCCTCTTTCAGTGGATTTTATATAGCAATCTTTCTTGTTTTATGGGCATTAATAGGAAGAGCTGTGGCTTTTGAATACAGAAATAAAAAAGAATCACCTCTATGGAGAAAGATATGGGACTGGATTTACTGGATAGGAAACTTTGTTCCGGCTTTACTTTTTGGTGTTGCTGTAGGTAACGCTGTTATTGGAGTTCCTATTGATCAGGAAGGAGTTTACCACGGTTCTTTCTGGACACTTTTACGACCTTCTCCTATCCTTATGGGGATAGTTGGGATATTTATGTTCCTTATGCACGGCAGTGGGTATCTTTTAAGGAAAACAGAAGGAGAAGTATTCAATCTTGCCAGAAAAACAGCTTATATAGCATTTTTCGGATTCATAATATCTCTTATTCTCACAGATTTTCTATTAGTTATTACGGCTCCTGAGCTTTATTCTAATTACTTCAGATACCCTATTTTCTGGATCGCTCCTGTTTTGATATTTTTAGGTCTTGCCATATACTTTTCAACTCTCGTATCAAAAAAATACCAAAAGGTTATATATGGCTCTACTTTAGTAACCATCGGAACAGTGCTTACTATCGCATTAGCCTCATATCCTGTTCTTATGAGATCTACACTAAACCCACAGTACAATCTCACTATATGGAACTCTGCTTCCTCCCATATTACACTTACAGTAATGTTGGTGGTAACACTCACGATAATGCCAGTAGTTATTTTTTATACAGCTTACGTGTACAGGGTATTCAAAGGAAAAGTTTCATCAGAAGGGGGATATCACTGA
- a CDS encoding cytochrome ubiquinol oxidase subunit I has product MDLLTLSRIQFGMTAFYHFLFVPLTLGLAFMIAILKTIYLRNKDERYDRLAMFLMKLFAINFAVGVATGLTMEFEFGTNWFTYSKFVGDIFGAPLAIEGLMAFFLESTFIGLFLFGKDRVSDRMHTFAAWMVALGSTLSALWILIANSWMQTPAGYKIVETPQGVKAVLTDFWEAVINHTTIFRFLHCVDAGYIVGGFFVMGIMAFYLLKNRETEIAKIGLKFSLIFTAIVSVLQIIFGDIHGYQVTHGQPLKMAMMEGKWETEKGASLDLFGIVNQEKQETKVILKIPYLLSILSYHDPKAEFKGIKELVQEYRQISEKAKEKIPVLEEKLRQLELNNAPKNEIEKLRSELALAKANARAYDINFKDLPSVALVFTTFHIMVYLGFFFAFITLWGLYLLKKGTIYTNKAFLWTVLLSIPLPYIATEFGWIAAEVGRQPWLVQGVLLTKDGVSFHPTGNVWFSLIFFTLIYTGIFIVFLYAMIKAVKKGPQSEKSQPVESLTALKEV; this is encoded by the coding sequence ATGGATTTACTTACCCTCTCCCGTATCCAGTTCGGTATGACAGCTTTTTATCATTTTTTATTTGTCCCTTTAACTCTCGGCCTTGCCTTTATGATTGCTATCTTAAAAACGATCTATCTGCGGAACAAAGACGAAAGGTACGACAGACTCGCAATGTTTCTGATGAAACTGTTTGCGATTAATTTTGCTGTAGGTGTTGCAACTGGACTGACTATGGAGTTTGAGTTTGGGACTAACTGGTTTACCTATTCCAAGTTTGTGGGAGATATATTTGGAGCACCTCTTGCTATAGAAGGTCTTATGGCTTTTTTCCTTGAATCAACTTTTATTGGTCTGTTTTTATTTGGTAAAGATAGAGTATCTGACAGAATGCACACCTTTGCAGCGTGGATGGTTGCATTGGGAAGTACATTATCTGCTCTATGGATACTGATTGCCAATTCGTGGATGCAGACTCCAGCTGGTTATAAAATTGTTGAAACACCTCAGGGTGTTAAAGCAGTCCTTACTGACTTCTGGGAAGCTGTAATAAACCACACTACGATTTTCAGATTTTTACACTGTGTTGATGCCGGTTATATAGTAGGCGGATTCTTTGTAATGGGGATAATGGCCTTTTATCTTCTAAAAAATAGGGAGACAGAAATTGCAAAAATAGGTCTCAAATTTTCTTTGATTTTTACAGCTATAGTTTCTGTTTTACAGATCATTTTTGGAGATATCCACGGATATCAGGTTACCCATGGACAGCCATTAAAAATGGCTATGATGGAGGGAAAATGGGAGACAGAAAAAGGAGCATCCCTCGACCTTTTTGGAATAGTTAATCAGGAAAAGCAGGAAACAAAAGTAATTCTCAAGATACCATATCTGCTCAGCATTCTTTCTTATCATGATCCAAAAGCAGAATTTAAAGGAATTAAAGAACTTGTACAGGAATACAGGCAGATATCAGAAAAAGCAAAAGAAAAAATACCTGTCTTAGAAGAAAAATTAAGACAACTTGAACTAAATAACGCCCCAAAAAATGAGATAGAAAAATTAAGATCTGAGCTTGCCCTTGCAAAAGCAAATGCCAGAGCTTACGATATAAACTTCAAAGATCTTCCTTCTGTTGCTCTTGTTTTTACCACATTTCATATTATGGTTTACCTTGGATTTTTCTTTGCTTTTATAACGCTATGGGGCTTATATCTTTTGAAAAAAGGAACTATTTACACAAATAAAGCATTTTTATGGACTGTTCTTTTATCTATCCCCCTCCCCTACATAGCAACAGAATTTGGCTGGATAGCAGCAGAAGTAGGAAGACAACCATGGCTTGTTCAGGGGGTTCTTCTTACAAAAGACGGTGTTTCTTTCCATCCTACAGGAAATGTATGGTTTTCTCTAATATTTTTCACTCTTATATATACCGGAATTTTTATCGTATTCCTGTACGCAATGATAAAAGCTGTTAAAAAAGGACCACAATCAGAAAAATCACAGCCTGTAGAAAGCCTTACTGCTTTAAAGGAGGTGTAA
- the infA gene encoding translation initiation factor IF-1, producing the protein MAKKKKKEQKEKGIVVEGTVEEALPNAMFRVKLDTGHEVLAHVSGKMRMHFIRILPGDRVKVELSPYDLTRGRIIFRM; encoded by the coding sequence ATGGCAAAGAAAAAGAAGAAAGAGCAAAAAGAAAAAGGGATAGTAGTAGAGGGAACAGTAGAAGAGGCTCTACCTAATGCTATGTTTAGGGTGAAGCTTGATACAGGGCATGAAGTATTAGCCCATGTTTCAGGAAAGATGAGGATGCATTTTATCCGTATTTTACCGGGAGATAGGGTCAAGGTGGAGTTATCTCCATACGACCTGACGAGAGGAAGAATAATATTCAGAATGTGA
- the rplQ gene encoding 50S ribosomal protein L17, which produces MRHRVKTKSFHRPKGHREALFVNLAVSLIEHGRIETTLPKAKALRPFIEKLVTLAKKESIHARRLLNARLRNNRKAATKLFKDIAPLFKERNGGYTRIYKLDKRRRGDDAEMAIIEFVEFPGKEE; this is translated from the coding sequence ATGAGGCATAGAGTAAAAACAAAAAGTTTTCATAGACCTAAAGGACATAGAGAAGCTCTATTTGTAAATCTTGCTGTTTCTCTTATAGAACATGGAAGAATAGAGACAACTCTTCCTAAAGCAAAAGCTTTAAGACCGTTTATTGAGAAGCTTGTTACCCTTGCGAAAAAAGAAAGTATACACGCAAGAAGACTCCTGAATGCCAGATTGAGAAACAACAGAAAAGCAGCTACAAAACTGTTTAAAGATATAGCTCCCCTTTTTAAAGAGAGAAATGGAGGATATACAAGAATTTATAAATTAGATAAGAGAAGAAGGGGAGATGATGCTGAAATGGCAATAATAGAATTTGTGGAGTTTCCAGGAAAAGAAGAGTAA
- the rpsK gene encoding 30S ribosomal protein S11 has product MAKKRRRTTKKVKRTVPYGIAHIQATFNNTIVTITDKEGNVLTWASGGTEGFKGTRKSTPYAAQKAAEKAAKRAMDEFGMKDIEVWVKGPGAGRESAIRTLAATGLNIKVIKDVTPIPHNGCRPPSKRRV; this is encoded by the coding sequence ATGGCTAAAAAAAGAAGAAGAACAACGAAAAAAGTAAAAAGGACTGTTCCTTATGGTATAGCTCATATACAGGCAACATTTAATAATACGATAGTTACAATAACAGATAAAGAAGGAAATGTTCTTACCTGGGCTTCTGGAGGAACAGAAGGCTTTAAGGGAACAAGAAAATCAACCCCTTACGCAGCCCAGAAAGCTGCAGAAAAAGCGGCAAAAAGAGCTATGGATGAATTTGGAATGAAGGATATAGAGGTCTGGGTAAAAGGACCAGGAGCAGGAAGAGAGTCTGCAATAAGAACTCTTGCTGCAACAGGACTAAATATAAAAGTTATTAAAGATGTGACACCAATACCCCACAATGGTTGTCGTCCACCAAGCAAAAGGAGGGTGTAA
- the rpsM gene encoding 30S ribosomal protein S13: MARIAGVDLPDRKRLEIALTYIYGIGKTRAKEILEKTGIDGMKRVGELTPDELNTIRKFIEQNYKVEGDLRREVAVNIKRLMDMGCYRGIRHRLGLPVRGQRTKTNAKTRRRFAGRIKRR, from the coding sequence ATGGCTCGTATAGCTGGTGTAGACTTACCAGATAGAAAAAGACTTGAGATAGCTCTTACCTATATTTACGGCATAGGAAAAACAAGAGCAAAGGAGATACTGGAAAAAACAGGAATAGACGGTATGAAAAGGGTTGGAGAACTGACACCTGATGAACTGAATACAATAAGAAAATTTATAGAGCAGAACTACAAAGTGGAAGGAGATCTTAGAAGGGAAGTTGCAGTTAATATAAAAAGACTGATGGATATGGGTTGCTACAGAGGAATAAGACACAGACTTGGACTTCCTGTTAGAGGACAGAGAACAAAAACCAATGCAAAAACAAGAAGAAGATTTGCAGGAAGAATTAAAAGAAGGTAA